From the genome of Streptomyces xanthophaeus:
CACCAGCAGCCCCGCGAGGCTCAGGCCGAGGGCGATGACCAGCGGCGGGCCGAGGCCGAACCAGGACGTCCCGCCGGAGGAGTTGGCGGGGTCCGCCATGTCGACGACCGCCTCGGCGAGCAGCCAGATCAGCATCCCCGCGCCGATCAGGGGGCCGGCCCCGATGAACAGGAACTCGCGCACCCCCGAGGTCAGCAGGCGCCGGTGGTAGACCGCGCAGGCGATACCGGTGAGGGCGTAGTAGAAGGCGATCAGCAACGAGAGGGCCGTCAGTGAGTCGGCGAGCGCGTTCTCGCTGACCTGGTGGATGAACAGGTACCAGACCGTGGCCGTGCCGGCGACCCACCAGGTGCCGACGGCGGGGGTGCGGTACCGGCCGTGGATCAGACCGAACCGGCGGGGGAGGGCGTGCCTGCGCGCCATGGACAGCGCGGTACGGGAGGCCGGGATGATCGTGGTCTGGGTCGAGGCGAGCGCCGAGGTGGCGACGGCGAGGAGGACGATCCAGTCCCAGCCGCCGAGGGCCTCGCGGGCCAGGGAGGCGAAGACGGCCTCCTCGTCGTCGGCGTGCGCGGTGAGATAGCCGGTGCCCGCGAACGCGACCACCGCGAAGGCCACGGAGACATAGGTGGCCAGGAGGACCACCGTCGACCAGACGCCGGCCCGGCCCGGGGCGGAGGAGGGGTCCTTCGTCTCCTCGGTGAGGTTGACGGCCGACTCCCAGCCCCAGTAGACGAAGACACCGAGGAGCAGCCCGCCGGTCAGCGCCGTGCTCCCGGCCCCGAACGGGTCGAGCCAGCCGACGGACGGGCGCAGCGCGCCCGCGGAGCCGGTTCCGGCGTACACCCGGTACAGGGCGACGCCCGCGAAGACGAACAGGCAGACGGTCTGCAGCAGCACGAGGACGTTCTGCAGACGGGCCGCCGCCTGAGTGTCCCGGACGCACAGGGCCGCCATCGTCACGATCACGAGCACGGTCAGTGCCTGGCGGATCAGCGAGTTTCCGGCCCAGCCGTCCAGACCGACGGCCAGCAGGCCGAAGTTGACGGCGACGTCGGCGAGCGAGCCGACCACCAGGACCCCCGTCATGGTGATCGCCCAGCCGCCCAGCCAGCCGGTCGTGGGCCCCAGCGCACGCGTCACCCACGAAAAGGTCGTGCCGCAGTCGGGGTCGGCCCGGTTCAGGTAGTAGAAAGCGGAAGCGATGAGCACCATCGGAACGAACGACGCGAGCATCACCCCGGGGGCATGGACGCCGACCAGGGCGACGATCGGCCCGATCACGGCGGCCAGGGAGTACGCCGGCGAGGTCGCGTTCAGCCCGATGGCGAGGGCGTCGACGAAGCCGATCGCGTTCGGTCTGAGCGTGGCGTCGGCGGCAGGCGTCCGCGGGGTGTCTTCGACCATGGTCCCTCACTGGTGCACGGTGAACGGGGCGTGAATGCGATGAGGAAACCCGTGCTCCGCACAGAGGGTCAATGGTGTTGGCATAAGCGGGCCCGGAAGGCCGGGTCAGCCGCGCCCCGCCGCACCCCCGCCCCCGGGGCCCGCCGCGTCCGCGAGCTGCCTCTCGGCGGTGTCCAGCAGCATCTCCAGCGCGACCGGGTACGCGCTGTGGGGCATCCGGGCGGCCAGCAGTCCCGCCGTGGCCGCGATGTTCGGGTAGGCGTCGGCCGGCAGCCGTGCGTACGTCGACTCCCACCGCTCCTCGTCCGACTCGCGCGCCTTCTCCGTCAGCGCGAGCGGCCCCGCGTCGAGCGCCGCGAAGGCCAGGGCCTGGTCGATGTAGGCGTGGTAGATCCGTACGGCGTCCACGTCCGCGAAGCCCGCGCCGCGAAGGCTGCCGAGGATCGCCTCGTCGGCCGCGATCTCGCGCGGCCGGCCGCTCACCCGGCTCGCGGTGAGCAGCGCGGCCTGCGGGTGGGCGACGTAGGCGCCGTGGATGCGCAGCCCCAGTGAGCGCAGGTCCTCGCGCCACCGCCCCGTGGGGACCCAGCCGTCGAGCGCCCGGCCGATCAGCTCCTCGCCGATGGCCAGGGTCAGACCGTCCATGCCGTCGAAGTACCGGTACAGCGTGCTGGGGTCCGCCCCCAGAGCGGCGCCCAGCCGCCGGGCGGACAGGCCCGCGCTCCCGTGCTCGCGCACCATCCGCAGGGCCGTCTCGACGATCAGCCGCTCGGAGAGCACCGTTCCCTGCCGGGTCGGGCGCCGCCGCCTGCGGGCCTCCTCCGGGACCACGTCCTTCGCCATCGCCCGCCTCCGTCCATCCTTATGCCAACACCATTGACCTTAACTCGGACGGAACGGTTCCATCAGCCCCCTGAGGCGCACGCCTCACCGAGAAAGGACCTCGCCATGCGTGTTCTGCTTGTGGGTGCCGGCGGTGTCGGGAGCGCGATCACCAAGATCGCCGCCCGCCGCGACTTCTTCGACCACTTCGTCGTCGCCGACTACGACCTGGCCCGCGCCGAGGCTGCCGTCGCGGCCCTGGGCGGCGAGGAGCAGCGCTTCAGCGCCTGTCGCGTCGACGCCTCCGACGAGGCGGCGGTCGGCCGGCTGCTCACCGAGCGCGGATGCGACGTCCTGATGAACGCCACCGACCCGCGCTTCGTGATGCCCCTGTTCAACGCCGCGCTCGCGGCGGGCAGCCACTACCTCGACATGGCCATGTCCCTCTCGCGCCCCCACCCCGAGCACCCGCACGGCGAATGCGGGGTGAAGCTCGGCGACGAGCAGTTCGAACGGGCCGGGGAGTGGGAGAAGTCGGGCCGACTCGCCCTCGTCGGCATGGGCGTCGAGCCCGGACTCTCGGACGTCTTCGCCCGCTACGCCGCCGACCACCTCTTCGACGACATCGAGGAGATCGGCATCCGCGACGGAGCGAACCTGGCCGTCGAGGGCTACGACTTCGCCCCGTCCTTCAACATCTGGACGACGATCGAGGAGTGCCTGAACCCTCCCGTGGTCTACGAGCGCGAGCGCGGCTGGTTCACCACCGAGCCGTTCAGCGAGCCGGAGGTCTTCGACTTCCCGGAGGGCATCGGCCCCGTCGAGTGCGTCAACGTCGAACACGAGGAGGTCCTCCTCGTCCCGCGCTGGGTCGGTGCCCGCCGGGTCACCTTCAAGTACGGCCTCGGTGACGACTTCATCGGCAAGCTCAAGACCCTTCACGCCCTCGGTCTGGACTCCACCGCGCGGGTCGCGGTCCGCGGCGAGGACGGCAGCGAGGTCCGGGTCTCGCCCCGCGACGTGGTCGCCGCCTGCCTGCCCGACCCGGCGACGCTCGGGGACCGCATGACCGGAAAGACCTGCGCCGGCACCTGGGTCAAGGGCACCAAGGACGGCCTGCCCCGCGAGGTCTACCTCTACCACGTGGTCGACAACCAGTGGTCCATGCGCGAGTACGGCTCCCAGGCGGTCGTCTGGCAGACCGCCGTCAACCCGGTGGTGGCCCTCGAACTCCTGGCCACCGGCGTCTGGTCGCAGCCCGGCGTCCTCGGCCCCGAGGCCCTCCCGCCCCTCCCCTTCCTCGACCTGCTCACCGCGTACGGCTCCCCGTGGGGCATGCGGGAACAGGGCGAGACCCCGGGCAACTGACCGTCCGGCGCACCGGAGGGGCAGCGCCGAGGCCGGCGCGCCGCCCCTCCGGCGGCCGCGCCGAGTGGCGCGGCGGCACGCCGCACCGAACCATGCGCCGGCAGCCGCACCCCTGTTGCGCTCCGGGACACCACCCGCACGTCGCCGGTCCTTCCGCGAGAGGTACGGCCTCACCGCGACGGAGTTCCGCGCGCGGAGCGTCAAGGACGGCCGTGCCGTGCGCACTTCGTCGTGACGCATCCTTCGCTCCGCCGGAAGTGGCGGAACACTCCAAGATCGACTTCTGATCCTTGTCCCTGGTGGGGCCCATGGTCCGTGTCCGCCCTGTCGCAGACTTGCGGGACGTGGTGGCCCGGCCGGCTGCCGCGTCCTCGGCCCGATCGACCCAAGGACTCCATCGTGAGCGAGCGCGTTCTCACCCCCCGCAACCGGGGCTTTCTCTTTCTCGACTCCCACCCGGCAGGCTGCGAGCGGCTGGTGGCCGACATGTGGCAGGCCTGCCCCGACCCTGCCGCCACTCCGGACGGAGCCGGGCCGGTGGCTCTGATCATCGGCTCCTCGGCCGGATACGGCCTGGCCGCCACCATCGCCGGACTCAAGCGCGCCGGCATCCGCGGCGTCATGGTCTCCTTCGAGAAGGCCCCCACCGAACGGCGCACCGCCACGGCCGGCTGGTACCGCACCGCCGCCACCGCCGACATCGCCCGCACCGCCGGGCGGGACCTGGTCTTCCTCAACGGCGACGCGTTCTCCGACACGATGAAGAACGAGGTCGCCGACCTCATCGAGCAGCGTTTCGGCGGCAGGCTGGACTACCTGATCTACTCGGTCGCCGCGCCCCGGCGCACCGACCCGGACACCGGCACCACGTACGCCTCCGTGCTCAGGCCGATCGGCCGGGCGAACCGCACCAAGACCCTCGTATTCGACGACCAGGGCGTCCCCGAGGTGCGCGAGGTCGAGACCGGGCCGGCCGAGGGCGATGACGTCGAGCAGACCGTGGCCGTGATGGGCGGCGCGGACTGGGAACGCTGGATCGACCATCTGGCAGGCCGGGGACTGCTCGGCAAGGGCTTCGCCACCGCCGCGCTGTCGTACATCGGCTCGCCGCTGACGGCGGCGATCTACCGGCAGGGCACCATCGGCGCGGCCAAGGCCCACCTGGAGGCCACCGCCCGCACCCTGAACGAGCGGCTCGGCTCGACGCTGGGCGGACGGGCCGTGACCTCCGTCAACGGCGCCGCCGTCACCCAGTCCTCCACCGCCATCCCCGGCATCGCCCTGTACACCGGCCTGCTGCGCGGAGTCCTCGGACCGGACCTGATGCCGCCGGTGCGTCAGCTCGCCGCCCTGTGGGACCAGCTCACCGGCGCCGCCCCGCTCACCCTGGACGAGGAGGGCCGCGTCCGCCTGGACACCTGGGAACTCACCGACGAGGTCCAGGCGGCCGTCGCCGAGCGCTGGGAGACCGCCACGAGCGACACCATCGCCGCCCTCGCCGACCTCGACTGGTTTCACGCCGAGGTCCAGCGCCTGTACGGATTCTCCGTGCCGGGCGTCGACTACACCGCCCCGGTGGCCACCCACGTTCCCTGGCCCGCTCCCACCGCCTGATCCCGGAGCGGCCCCGCCGCCGGTCTTCCGACCGGCAGCGGGGCCCGCTGCCTCCGGCGGCCGGACCGTGGTCACTTCACCGAGCCCGCCATCACCCCCTGGACGAAGTGCCGCTGGAAGGCGAAGAAGACGATCAGCGGGACCACCAGGGACAGGAACGCCCCGGGCGCGAGGACGCCGATGTTGCTCCCGAACTGCCGCATCTGGGACTGCAGCGCGACCGTGAGCGGCTGGGACCCGCTGTCCGCGAAGAGCAGCGCCACGAGCATGTCGTTCCAGACCCAGAGGAACTGGAAGATGGCGAGGCTCGCGATGGCCGGGCGGCCGAGCGGCAGCACCAGCCGGGAGAAGATCCGCCACTCGCTGCCGCCGTCCATCCGGGCGGCTTCCAGCATCTCGCGCGGTATCTCGGCGAAGTAGTTGCGCAGCAGGAAGATCGCGAACGGCAGTCCGTAGGCGACGTGGAAGAGGACGACGCCCGCGACCGTGCCGAACAGCCCCACCGCACCGAAGAGTTTGGCCACGGGCAGCAGCCCGATCTGTACGGGCACCACCAGCAGTCCGACGACCACCAGGAAGACGGCGTCCCGGCCGGGGAACTCCAGCCACGCGAAGGCGTATCCGGCGAGGGCCGCGATGGCGACCACCAGGACGGTGGTCGGCACGGAGATCAGGACGGTGTTCCCGAAGGCCGCCGCGATACCGGAGTCCTTCAGCAGGGCGCTGTAGTTGTCCAGGGACAGCTGGGACGGGTCGGTGAGCGCGGTCCACCAGCCGCCGGAGGCGTTGTCGCCCTCGGAGCGCAGCGAGGAGATGAGCAGGCCCGCCAGCGGGGTGATCCACACCAGGGCGACCAGGATCAGCGCGCCCTGGACGACGGAGTTGCTCAGCAGCCGTGACAGCCGCTTCCCGCGCCGGCGGCCGGGTCCGCGTACGGGCCCCTGCGCCGGCGGGCCGGGGACGGGGCGCACCGCCGCCGTCCGCCGGGACGGCCGGCGCTCGATGGTGCCGTGACCGCTCATGCTCCACTCCTTCGGAAGCGCCGGATGTTGAAGACCATCGCCGGGACGACGAGCAGGAGGAGCACCACGCTGAGCGCGCTGCCGAGCCCCTGGTCGTTGCCGCCGCCGAAGGAGACCAGCCACATGCGGGTGGCCAGCACGTTCGCCTCCTCCTGGACCGGTCCGGGCGCGATGATGTAGACGAGGTCGAAGACCTTCATCACGTTGATCACCAGGGTCACGAAGACGACGGTGAGCACCGGAGCGAGCAGCGGCACGGTGATCTTGCGGAAGATCTGGCCCTCGGAGGCACCGTCCATCCGCGCGGCCTCCAGGGCGTCCCGGGGGATGGCCGCGAGGCCGGCGCCGATGAGGACCATCGCGAAGCCGGTCCACACCCACAGGTAGGCGCCGATGATGGCCGGTGTGACCAGCGCAGGACCGAGCCAGTTCACCCCCTGGTACGGGGCCGCGAAGTTGGCCGCGGGCAGCCTGACCGTGTACGGGCCGTCGGCCAGCCCGGTGAAGCGGAACGACCCGTCTTCGGCCGTCACCGCGGTGGCGGCGACCCGGCCGTCCCGTACGGCCTCGACCGTCATGCCGGGCAGCCCGTTCTCACCCGGGTCGATGCGCCCCGGGGTGCCGGCGCCGCCGGGGGCGAAGTCCAGGTAGACGACACCCCCGATGGTGTCCGGCCGGGGCTCCGCGGGGGCCGCGGCCTCGGCTCCGGCCGGCATCGCGCCGGGTGCCACCCCGATGAAGCCGAGACCGACCGAGCGTCCGGGAAGGACGGCCTCCTCGGTGCTGTACGGGCCGCCCGGTCCGCCGGTGAGGCCCTGGCCCTCCCGGGCACGGGCCGTCGGATAGGCGGCGGTGTCCACGAAGCTGTCGTGGACCCCGGTGACGGCGGCGTTGAGGACGCCCCGGGCCGGGTCCTGGTCGTAGGCGAGCCGGAAGATGATGCCCGCGGCGAGGAACGACACGGCCATCGGCAGGAAGAGCACGAGCTTGAAGGCGGTCGCCCAGCGCACCTTCTCGGTGAGCACGGCGAGCATCAGCCCGAGTCCGGTCAGCAGGGTCGGGGCGACGACGACCCAGAGGGCGCTGTTGCGGATCGCCTTGAGGGTGGCCTGGTCCTGCACGATCGCCGCGTAGTTGGCGGCTCCCACGAAGCGGTCGCCGTCGGCGTCGAAGAGGCTGCGGCCGACGGAGAAGAGGACCGGGTAGACGACCAGCGCCCCGAGCAGCAGCAGGGCGGGCAGGACGAAGACGACAGCGAGGCGGCGTTTCCTGCGCTGGGCCCGGCGCCGCCCGTCGGCCGCGCCGCGGGCGGCGGTCATGGTGTCAGCCATGGGAGCCGCCTCAGTTCCCGTAGGCCTTGGCGGCCTCGGCCTCGAGCTTCGCGGCCGTGCCCCGCGGGTCCGACGGGTCGCGCAGGAAGTCCTGGAGGAGCTTCCACTCGCCGGCTCCCTTGGTGCCGCCGAACGCGGCCGGGGCCTGGTCCGACATGTCGAAGCGGATCGAGTCGCCCGCCGCGATGAGCGAGTTGGCGGTGCTGCGGGTGATCTCGTCGCCGTACGAGGCGAGGTCGAGCTCCTTGTTCGGGGACAGGAAGCCGCCGGCGCGGGCCCAGACCTCGGCGGCCTCGGGGCCGGACAGGAATTCGAGCAGCTTCATGCCGGCCTTGCCGTTCTTCGCGTCCTTCAGGACGACGGCCGCGTCGCCGCCGCTGACGACCGGCGCCCTGCCGCCGTCGACCGAGGGGAACGGGAAGAACTTGGCGTCCTTGCCGAGCTTCTTGCCGAACTGGTCCTTGGCGATACCGCCGACGAAGTCGCCCTCGTAGACCATGCCCGCCTTGGGGTCGGGGCCGAAGACCTGCGCGACCGACGAGGGGAAGTCGGTGCCCAGCGCCGTCTGGGCACCGCCGGCGACGAGCTGCTTGTCCTTGAACAGTTCGCCGAGGGTGGTCAGCGCCCTGACGACGCTGTCGTCGGTCCACTTGAGCTTGTGCTGGGCGAGCTGGTCGTACTTCTCCGGTCCGGCCTGGGAGAGGTAGACGTTCTCGAACCAGTCGGTGAGGGTCCAGCCGTCCTCGCCGGCTATGGCGAAGGCGGGGCGGCCGGAGTCGGCGAGGGTGCGGCCGGCCTTCAGCATGTCGGAGTAGCTCGTGGGCTCGTTGACACCGGCCTGGGAGAAGGCCTCCGGGGTGTACCAGACCGTCGACTTGTGTGCGGCCTTGAAGTAGAGGCCGTAGTACGTGCCGTCGACGGTGCCGTAGTTCTTCCACACCGGGGCGAGGGTGGAGCCGGCCTTCCGGGTGGCCTCGTCGGACAGGGGCTGGAGCCAGCCCTCCTTGGCGAACTGCTGGAGCACACCCACCTGGGGGACCAGCACCACGTCGGGGGCGTTGCCGCCTTCGATCTTGCTTCCGACGAAGGTCGAGACGTTGTCGCCGGAGGGCACGAAGACCGTCTTGGCGCCGGTCTTCTCGGTGAAGGCGTCCAGGACCTTCTTGAAGTTCTGCTGCTCGCTGCCGGTCCAGACGCCTGCCACGGTCACGGTCTGGCCGCTCAGTTCGCCGCTGCTCGCGGGTCCGGTGGCGTTGCCGCAGGCGGTGGCGCCGAGGGTGAGAGCGAGGGCCGCCGATGCGGTGGCCGCGGTCCGCCGGGTCGTCTTGCTGGGTCGTCGCATGAGGGAGTCCTTGTCTGGAGGTCAGGAGGAGGAGGCGGAGGGAGGGGAGGAGAAGGGAGAGGGGGAGGGGGAGGTCAGGGGCCGGGGGTCACGGGGCCGGGCATTCGGCCGTCCACCACGCGGCGGTCGCCGCGGGCAGGACCCCGTCGGGACAGGGGCCGCTGGCGAGCAGCGGAGTCCCCGGGACCGGGGCGGGCACCGGTTCGGTGCCGAAGTTCACCGCGCAGACCAGGCCGTCGCCGCGGGTGATCGCCAGTACCTGGGGAGGCGCGTCCAGCCAGCGCAGGGGGCCTTCACCGAGCTGCGGCAGGGTGCGCCGCAGCTGGAGCCCGTCGCGGTAGAGGTGCCAGAACGAACGGGTGTCGGCCAGCGCGCGGTCGGTCGCGTGCTCGGCGAACCATTCGGGCTGCGGCAGCCACGGCTTGGCGCCGGCCGCTTCCCCGGAGAAGCCGAACGGGGAGGCGTGCCCGGACCAGGGCAGCGGCACGCGGCAGCCGTCCCGGACGTGCTTGCGGCTGCCCGTACGGTGGAAGATCGGGTCGGTGAGGACTTCGTCGGGCAGGTCGAGGACCTCGGGGAGGCCGAGCTCCTCGCCCTGGTAGACGTAGGCGGCGCCGGGCAGCGCGAGCATCAGGAGGGCCGCGGCGCGGGCGCGGGCGGCCCCCAGTCCGCTGCCTTCCACCCCGGGCTCGCCCGCGTACCGGGTGACCGTGCGGACCTGGTCGTGGTTGTTGAGGACCCAGGTGACGGTGGAGCCGGTCCCGGCGATGTCGCGCATCGCGTCGGTGATCGTCGCGCGGAAGGCGTCGGCGTCCCAGGGGGCGCTCAGCAGGTCGAAGAAGAACGCCTGGTGCAGTTCGTCGGGGCGGACGTACTCGGCGTGCTCGCGCGCGGTGGGCACGGACACCTCGCCGACCAGCAGCCGTTCGCGGCCGTCCCGGGCGGTGTACTCCTCGCAGACCGCGCGCCAGCGCCGCCACACGCCGTGGACCTCGGGCTGGTTCCAGGCCAGCTGGTTGACGGCGTCGCGCGCCCGCTCGTCGGCGCCGGGGTCGTCCGAGTCGGGCAGCTCGGGGTGCTTGAACAGTCCGGCGGCGACATCGATGCGGAAGCCGTCGACCCCGCGGTCCAGCCAGAAGCGCAGCACCTCCTCGAAGTCGTCGCCCACGGCCGGATCGCGCCAGTTCAGGTCGGGCTGCTCGGGCGTGAAGAGGTGCAGGTACCACTCGCCGGGGGCGCCGTCGCGCCCGGTGGTCCGGCTCCAGGCGGGACCGCCGAACATCGCGCGCCAGTTGTTGGGAGGCTCCGCCCCGTCCGGGCCACGGCCGGGGGAGAAGTGGAAACGGGCGCGCTCCGGGCTGCCCGGCTCCGCGGCGAGTGCCTCCTGGAACCACGGGTGCTCGCTGGAGCAGTGGTTGGGAACGATGTCGAGCAGCAGCTTCAGCCCGAGCCGGCGGGCGTCGGCCACCAGTCGGTCGAACTCCGCGAGGTCCCCGTAGACCGGGTCGACGCCGCGGTAGTCGGCGACGTCGTAGCCGTGGTCGTGCTGCGGCGACGGGTAGAAGGGGCTGAGCCAGATGCCGTCGACACCGAGCTTGCGCAGGTAGGGGAGCCCGGCCCGGACGCCGGCCAGGTCACCGATGCCGTCCCCGGTGCTGTCGAGGAAGCTGCGGACGTAGACCTGGTAGATCACCGCGTCGCGCCACCAAGGGGCCGAGGTGGTGGCGGCGGGGGAGGGGTGGCCGATGGCGGCCGGAAGGGTGCTGAGCATCTCGCGTCGACCTGTCTGCTGAATGCGAGAGCGCCCCGGATCGGTGCGCTGTTATGCATGCATGTTAAGTAGCAGCGACTGGAAGGTGTCAACGATGTGTCCAGAAACAGCGAAAAGCTGGGGTGTTTTGTACATGAATGCCCGCATGCACGACGAAGGGTCTCTACTTAACATGTAAGTAGAGACCCTTGAGGGGAGGGGAGGAGTGCGGTCAACCCTTGCGGGAGATGGTCCCGAGCTCGCGCGCGAGCCGCGCCGCCGCCTGCTCAGGCGTCTGGCGCAGCGCCAGCACGTCCTGCGCCACGGCCTGCACGGCGAGGCTCACCTGGTCGTAGCGCGGGCTCTTGGGACGCGGCACCGCCGACAGCACGCTCTGGCGCAGCGTGGGCAGGTACGGATACGCCCGGATCAGCCCGGGATCCTCGTACAGCGCGGCGCGTACCGGAGGCAGCGAGCCCTTGGTGAGCACCTGCCGCTGGACCCGCTCACTGGTGAGGTAGGAGATCAGGTCGGCCGCCGACGCCGGATGCCGCGCATGGCTGCTCACGGCGAGGTTGGAGCCGCCCAGCACGCTCGTGCCGGGCCCGTCGCGTCCGGGCAGCGGCACGGCGCCGAACCTGCCCGCGACCTTCGATCCCTCCGCGCTCGCGTCCGCGTACACGTAGGGCCAGTTCCGCAGGAACAGCAGCCGGCCGTCCTGGAAGGCCCGCCGCGACTCCTCCTCCTTGTAGCCGAGCGCGTCGCGGGAGATCCAGCCCTCACGCACACCGTCCGCGAGGAACCGCAGTCCGGCGCGCGCCGCGTCCGAGTCCACGGTCACGCGGGCCCCGTCGTCGCGCAGAATCGATCCGCCCGCCGAGTGCACGGCCTCGGTGACATTGACCGTGAGCCCCTCGTACGGCAGGAACTGGCCGGCATAACCGTCCAGTCCGTACTTCGGGGCGATCGTGCGCGCCTGGCGGGCCAGCTCGTCCCAGGTGCGCGGCGGCCGCTCGCCCTCCCGGTCCAGGATGTCCTTGCGGTAGTAGAGCAGCCCCGCGTTGGTGACGTACGGAACCGCGTACAGCCGGCCGTCGAAGGTCGCGGTGTCCACGACGGGCCGCAGGAAGGAGTCCAGCGGGAAGCGATCACGCCGGAGCGGGGAGATCCATCCGGCCGCCGCGAACTCGGACGTCCAGGCGACGTCGATGTTCAGCACGTCGAACCGGTCGCGGCCCGACCGTAGCTCACTGATCATCTGGGCCCGGGTCTCGTCCGCCGAGTCGGGCAGTTCGACGAGCGTGACGCGCTCGCCGGGATGGGCGTCGTTCCAGTCCTCCAGAAGCGGGGGGAGGTAGTCGGTGAGATCGCCCGCCGTGACGAGCGTCAGGGGGCCGCGGTCGCCGTCCTCGGAAGCCGCGCCCGTCCCGGCGCGCACGCCGAGACCGGTGTATCCCGCCAGTACGACCGCCCCGACCAGGAGAGCTCTACCCGCGGCACGCATCCACCGCATAGATTCCTCCCAGTACACGATCCGGCTGCGTCGCCGACCATCGTGGCCTATATATACCCGTTAGGCATGGGCGATACTAGACGCCCAGGCAGACGAGACGGACGGCGGCGCAACTCGGCCCGCTGCCGAGTGAACCGTTGACTACGGAGCGGGAAGGAGGGGGAGCGAGTGCGGCTGGCGCTCCTTGCGCTCCTCACCCGTAGCCCTGCGCACGGTTACGAGCTGAAGCAGGACCTTGAGAAGCTCCTGGGCGCCGCGTACCCTCAGCCCAACGTCGGCCAGATCTACGTCACCCTCGGACGGCTGGAGAAGAGCGGACTCATCGAGGGCGAGGACGTCGAACAGTCGGGACGCCCCAACAAGCGCACGTACAAGCTGACGGACGCCGGACGCGAGGCCGTCCTGGCCTGGTTCGAGGACACCGCCGAGGAGCCCCGGGTACGGGACGAGTTCTTCATGAAACTCGCCCTCGCACCGCAGTCGGGACTGGCCGATCCGGTCGCACTGATCAACAAGCAGCGGCGGCAGTACCTGAACACCATGCGGGACCTGTCCAAGCTGGCCGCGGCCGAGGACCGCGACAACAAGATCTCCCAACTGCTGATCGAGGGCGCCATGCTGCACCTGCAGGCCGACCTCGACTGGCTGGAACGCTGCCAGGAGGAGCTGGAATGAGCGACGACGCCACCACCGCCGCTCCTGGCGTGCCCGCCGAGCCCATCGTGCGGGCCGAGGGCCTGACCAAGACGCACCACGGCGAGGGCGTACCCGTGCACGCCGTACGCGGGGTGGACCTGTCCGTCGGACCAGGCGAGTTCGTCGCGGTCACCGGGCCCTCCGGAGCCGGAAAATCCACGCTCCTGCACTTGATAGGCGGCCTCCAGCGCCCCGACAGCGGGAAACTGTGGATCGGCGGAGAGCGGGTCGACGAATACCGCGAGGCCCGCTGGGCGGTCCTGCGGCGCCGCAGCATCGGCGTCGTCTTCCAGTTCTTCAACCTGGTCTCCAACCTCACCGTCGCCGACAACGTCGAACTCCCCGCCCTGCTCGCCGGAGCCTCCCCGAAGGCCGCCCGCGCGTCCCGTGCCGAACTGCTCGCCGAACTCGGCCTCGAAGGCCGCGAACGCTCGATGCCCGGAGAACTGTCCGGCGGCGAACAGCAGCGGGTCGCACTCGCCCGCGCCCTGGTCAACCACCCCGCACTGCTGCTCGCCGACGAACCGGCCGGCAGCCTCGACAGCAAGGGCACCCGCGAGGTGCTGCGGCTGCTCTCCCGGTTCCACCAGCGCGGCCAGACGATCATGATGGTCACCCACGACGCCCGGATGGCCAGCGCCGCCGACCGCGTCATCAGCTTCTTCGACGGGCGGATAGCCGACGACGCGCAGCT
Proteins encoded in this window:
- a CDS encoding ABC transporter ATP-binding protein produces the protein MSDDATTAAPGVPAEPIVRAEGLTKTHHGEGVPVHAVRGVDLSVGPGEFVAVTGPSGAGKSTLLHLIGGLQRPDSGKLWIGGERVDEYREARWAVLRRRSIGVVFQFFNLVSNLTVADNVELPALLAGASPKAARASRAELLAELGLEGRERSMPGELSGGEQQRVALARALVNHPALLLADEPAGSLDSKGTREVLRLLSRFHQRGQTIMMVTHDARMASAADRVISFFDGRIADDAQLGGGRRGPARGVSGVLDLDLELKE